One genomic window of Spartobacteria bacterium includes the following:
- a CDS encoding sugar ABC transporter ATP-binding protein — MEYILEMKGISKSFYGVEVLHDVDFNVKKGECIALCGENGAGKSTLMKILARVNVEFSGTMVYKGEYIDKLNTLEVQQRGISMIHQELNLMDHLTVAENIYLCREPTRSGFLNHRKMFDDAEALLADLEPIDPRAKIRDLGIAKKQIVEIAKALSVNADLLIMDEPTAVLTSDETDMLFRLIEKLKKNGVSIIYISHRLKEIKQICDRITVLRDGNYIATKNIDEVTENDIAELMVGRKVSLTRQNAYDGSGEVALEVRNVSDSLLSDVSLSVRKGEILGISGLVGAGRTELAEVIFGIRKPRKGQVFVYGQELTRRSPIMCIKNKVGFATEDRKGTGLFLDRSITENTTIVQKLLGKGFVNRDVKDVEVAEGLVRMFNTKCTNVDQHVKNLSGGNQQKVVLSKWVAVNSHVLILDEPTRGVDIGARAEIYEIISQLAKQNNAVIVISSDLTEVIAVSQRVVVMHQGSISGELTGEDITEENIMVLATGIGSK, encoded by the coding sequence ATGGAATACATTCTTGAGATGAAGGGTATTTCCAAGAGTTTTTACGGTGTTGAAGTTCTGCATGACGTAGATTTCAACGTAAAAAAAGGCGAATGCATTGCCTTGTGCGGTGAAAACGGTGCCGGAAAATCGACATTGATGAAAATACTTGCACGGGTGAATGTAGAGTTCAGTGGAACGATGGTATACAAAGGGGAATACATCGATAAGCTGAACACCTTGGAAGTGCAGCAGCGCGGTATTTCCATGATTCATCAGGAATTGAATCTGATGGATCACCTTACGGTAGCAGAAAACATTTATTTGTGCCGTGAGCCGACGCGTTCTGGCTTTTTGAATCATCGAAAAATGTTTGATGATGCAGAGGCACTGCTGGCTGATCTGGAACCTATTGATCCAAGAGCCAAAATCAGAGATCTGGGCATCGCAAAAAAGCAGATTGTGGAAATTGCGAAAGCGCTGTCGGTTAATGCGGATCTGCTCATCATGGATGAGCCGACAGCCGTATTGACCTCAGATGAAACGGATATGCTGTTTCGACTGATTGAAAAGCTGAAGAAAAACGGCGTATCCATTATTTATATTTCTCATCGCTTGAAAGAGATAAAGCAGATATGTGACCGCATCACTGTTTTACGTGATGGAAACTACATTGCCACAAAGAACATTGACGAGGTGACGGAAAATGATATCGCCGAGCTGATGGTGGGTCGCAAGGTTAGTCTCACTCGTCAGAATGCCTATGACGGCTCGGGTGAAGTGGCGCTGGAGGTCAGGAATGTAAGCGACAGCTTATTGAGCGACGTGTCACTTTCAGTCCGCAAGGGTGAAATCCTCGGTATATCCGGGCTGGTAGGTGCCGGGCGTACCGAACTGGCTGAAGTCATATTCGGCATACGCAAACCCCGTAAGGGGCAGGTGTTTGTTTATGGACAGGAGCTGACGCGTCGTTCGCCGATCATGTGTATCAAAAACAAAGTTGGATTTGCTACGGAAGATCGCAAAGGAACCGGATTGTTTCTGGATCGAAGTATTACTGAAAATACCACGATCGTTCAGAAACTGCTCGGAAAAGGCTTTGTAAACCGGGATGTGAAAGATGTCGAAGTGGCAGAAGGTCTGGTGCGCATGTTCAACACAAAATGCACGAATGTGGATCAGCATGTCAAAAATCTGAGTGGCGGAAATCAGCAGAAAGTCGTTCTAAGTAAATGGGTAGCAGTGAATTCCCATGTGCTGATTCTGGACGAGCCGACGCGCGGAGTTGACATCGGTGCACGGGCGGAAATTTACGAGATCATCAGTCAGTTAGCGAAACAGAATAATGCGGTCATCGTCATTTCATCTGATTTGACAGAAGTCATTGCTGTTTCGCAGCGCGTTGTTGTGATGCATCAGGGAAGCATTAGCGGTGAGCTGACGGGTGAGGATATTACGGAAGAAAATATAATGGTTTTGGCAACAGGTATTGGGAGCAAATAA
- a CDS encoding ribose ABC transporter permease, which yields MSDRTCEVNKGTRFFKNLWHEHSALLAFIVLCVVASVANDKFLTVRNIMNVLRQSSIIGLIAIGMTFVIIGGGIDLSAGSLLALCGGIIILIQATGVSVFWAVTAGCLAGIAFGIANGMLIAKARLAPFIVTLATGTIARSLLIQFANGATLIGKSDRSFTQIGNGRVCGVVPIPVIIFAVVAIVAHFVLKKTKFGTYVYAVGGNEKSALYSGIHVDKIKIATYAVIGFCTALAATIESARLASVSSSSSGVLYELDAITAVIIGGTSLNGGRGRIMGTVVGMLILGVISNMMNMLGVSPYLNGAVKGGIILVAVLMQRREK from the coding sequence ATGAGTGACAGGACGTGTGAAGTGAATAAAGGGACGCGGTTCTTTAAGAATCTGTGGCATGAGCATAGCGCATTACTTGCGTTTATTGTTCTTTGTGTGGTGGCCTCGGTAGCCAATGATAAATTTTTGACGGTGCGCAACATTATGAATGTGCTGCGACAGTCATCGATTATCGGCTTAATTGCAATCGGGATGACCTTTGTAATTATCGGCGGCGGCATTGATTTGTCAGCGGGTTCGTTATTGGCCCTGTGTGGCGGTATCATCATATTGATACAGGCCACAGGGGTATCGGTTTTTTGGGCGGTAACTGCCGGATGCCTGGCAGGCATTGCTTTCGGAATCGCGAACGGTATGCTGATTGCCAAGGCGCGGCTTGCCCCGTTTATTGTAACGCTGGCCACGGGAACCATTGCCAGATCGCTGCTGATTCAATTTGCAAATGGTGCTACGCTGATTGGAAAAAGCGACCGCAGTTTTACGCAGATTGGAAATGGACGTGTTTGCGGCGTGGTTCCCATCCCTGTGATTATCTTCGCTGTTGTGGCCATTGTCGCTCATTTTGTGTTGAAAAAGACAAAATTCGGAACCTACGTCTATGCCGTAGGCGGCAATGAAAAGAGTGCTCTTTATTCCGGTATTCATGTCGACAAAATTAAGATAGCAACCTATGCGGTGATTGGATTCTGTACCGCGCTTGCGGCAACTATCGAATCAGCGCGTCTGGCGTCTGTATCGTCCTCTTCTTCCGGCGTACTCTATGAGCTGGATGCCATTACGGCGGTTATCATCGGGGGTACCTCGTTGAACGGCGGTCGCGGCAGAATTATGGGTACTGTGGTGGGGATGCTCATTTTGGGAGTTATCAGCAACATGATGAACATGCTTGGTGTTTCTCCCTACTTAAACGGCGCCGTCAAAGGCGGAATCATTCTAGTGGCTGTGTTAATGCAGCGTAGAGAAAAATAA